The following nucleotide sequence is from Drosophila simulans strain w501 chromosome 3L, Prin_Dsim_3.1, whole genome shotgun sequence.
CATCGGATGTGACCAGATTAAAAACAATGAGGCATGATAGTCAAtactgaaaatatatgtactataCTTACAGGTAAAGAGATGGTAATACTAAAATACTGCTTTGAGCGTTGCCAGGTGGACTCACTGTTAACCCACTGTTAAATTTATAAgcaaacttaaaaatattaaaacattattaGCATTTAGTTAGTAGTTGTTGGAACAAAATTTAGCAACAATAAgtggattttattttaaaaatatattactccatcaatttcaattttaaactaaattcgacACAACTTTACGACCGATAACGTTATTAAATTGTGTGGCAACTCTAAGCTTTTTCGATAATAAGGTCCTGTTATTCAATTGGCAAATCCAGCTATCGCGCCAactgttatttgttttataattttgcaTTGAATAATAGTTTTAAACCATATTCGTGTTCTTTATGTAGTGTAAAACAGTATGGATAGGACAACAGCCACCCCGAGTCCGGCCTCCACATACTGCTCCTTTTTGTGTGGCTCCCATCACTCCCCATTGCGGCGATCACAGCGCCTCATCGACAAGGAAAACCGGGATGTGCAGAAGATTCCGCCCAAAAGCCTTTCTCCTCAGTTATTTGGAAACACGGAAGATGATTACAGCGAACTATTGTTGCAGCAAGGGAAAGTGGTTCACCTGAAGCCTGCAGCTAAGTTGGTGCACCTGAGATCCTCGGATAATCTAGTCCATCTTAGATCCCCAGATAAAGTTGTCCCCTTGAAAACTTCCAAAAGAATCGTTCACCTGAAGCCTTCAGATAAGATTATCCACCTGAAAAGTTTAGATGAAGTAGAAAAGACCGAAAagaagaaatataatattcagAAAGGAGTTCATCCAAGGAACTCACAAAGGAAGAGCATTCAATGCACTCCCAAAAAACGTGGTCGAAAACCAAAGCAACCGGCTAAGAAACTGCAATCAAGAATTCCCACTGATCAGCTAGGGAACACACCATCGCCATCCAAGCTGCCTGCCAAATATCCCGCTCATTTTGTTCATCAACTTCCGCCCGCTGAGGAATTCAGCTGTGCCGCTCGAAGACGATCCTTGTCTGCTCCAGCGATGCAACTTAGCGATCTGTGCCTCACACCCGATGAGATCCAAACTCCCGAGCGGCGTGGTGAAATCGGAAACAAATCGCCATCGGATCTTGACTCCGATGTCTCCATGAACATCTCGCTGTCCGATTCCATTGGCGAGATCTTCGGCACCAAGGATATCAGCAGCATTCTGACCATGCAGCGGCCGCGTCAGTACATATTGCTGGAGGAGCATCTGCCCACACTGGCCACCATGTTGAACGTGGACTTGGAGCGACTGCGCTGCGTGCTGGATATCACTCAGGGATTGACCCACGAGCAGATCCTGCGTTTTCCGATAAAACAAGAAGAGGCTGAATTGGAAGTATCTTCGATATTATAGAGCTGTAGTATAAGTGAACATACGAAATGTTTCCactttaaatagttttaatgtCCAAGTCCAACATATTTAATTCCCATAAGATCCTTGTTGCTTTAacttaacatttaaaatgtatctctctctttttttgtatatttttaagtggtatttaattgttgtttttttttttgttgtttgtttttcgttattttgcCTTAGACTTTCAGAGTgcacaaattttgtttaaaccatttactttttgtatattttaaattactaatgCTAAACGTTATCTAGACTTTATCATACTTCATAATTGGTTTCCTTTCCTCCACGACAATACAGCAGCAATCGATCgggttttttttgtatctgttACTAAGTTTTCCTTTGTTTACTGTGTTCTCATTTAACGTATATACAACCGCGTGAATTTGGAGTTGCAGCTCCCTAGTAGTCGCTGTCGTAGCTTCCGTCCTGCTGCGCCTGCGTTGAGTCATCGGAACGCTCCGAAGTGGGCTCCAGATCAACGTCCAGGGCCGTTGTGTTGGCCGGACAGCAGCTGGGATGGGCCATGGAGTCGAAGGCatctttgatttgattgttggCACCCTTGGGATCCAGGTCGGTGGCCCAGCTGAAGTGCATCAGCGCCAGATCCATGTTGCCGAGCGTCTTGTGGATTTTGCCGATCAGATAGAACACCACCGACTCCTTGGGCACGACTTCCTTAAGCTCCTCCAGTTCGCGCAGCGCCTCCTGGTACTTGCCCAGCGAGAAGTAGATGGAGC
It contains:
- the LOC6737102 gene encoding meiotic recombination protein P22, with protein sequence MDRTTATPSPASTYCSFLCGSHHSPLRRSQRLIDKENRDVQKIPPKSLSPQLFGNTEDDYSELLLQQGKVVHLKPAAKLVHLRSSDNLVHLRSPDKVVPLKTSKRIVHLKPSDKIIHLKSLDEVEKTEKKKYNIQKGVHPRNSQRKSIQCTPKKRGRKPKQPAKKLQSRIPTDQLGNTPSPSKLPAKYPAHFVHQLPPAEEFSCAARRRSLSAPAMQLSDLCLTPDEIQTPERRGEIGNKSPSDLDSDVSMNISLSDSIGEIFGTKDISSILTMQRPRQYILLEEHLPTLATMLNVDLERLRCVLDITQGLTHEQILRFPIKQEEAELEVSSIL